The genomic window AACTAAATTGGAAACATCCTATTTTGCAGAAAACCATAACGGAGCTAATTGCAGTTACTCCAGACGACAGTGTTTGTACTGTTGTTCAGGATTTGGAAAACCCGCTTGATGATATTTCTTTAAATCAATTTAATTATATTTCTTTTGAAGGGAACATTGGGGCAGGAAAAACTACTTTGGCACATAAAATTGCAGAAGATTTTAATGCAAAAACGGTTTTAGAAAGATTTGCTGATAATCCCTTTCTTCCGAAGTTTTACAAAGATCAAAATAGATATGCTTTTCCTTTAGAAATGTCATTTTTAGCCGATCGCTATCAGCAGTTATCAGATGATTTGGCACAATTTGATTTGTTTAAAGATTTTATTGTAGCCGATTATCATATTTTTAAATCGCTGATATTTGCTAAAATTACGCTTGCTGAAGATGAATATCGTTTGTATCGAAACTTGTTCGATATCATTTACAAAGAAATGCCAAAACCAGATCTGTACGTTTATTTATATCAGAACACAGAGCGTCTGCTCCAGAATATCAAAAAACGCGGTCGTAACTACGAACAGAATATTGAAGGATCTTATTTAGAAAAAATCAACAACGGATACTTAGAATATATAAAATCGCAAACCGATTTGAATGTTCTGATCATTGACGTTTCAGATCGCGATTTTGTAAAGAAACACGAAGACTACATTTTTATCTTAAATGAAATCAAGAAGAAGCTACGCTAATGTTCCAATTAGGTAATTAGAGAATTAGTCAATTAGATAATTCCTTTTGTGCTTTAAATTATCTAATCACCTAAATGGCACATTTTCTAATTCTGAAATTGACACATTATCTAATTAAAACTATCTTTTCAAAGTAAAATGACCTCTTAAAACAGGCATTGTTTCGTCAATTTTTAGAGCATACCAATAATCAGAAGCGGGAAGAGGGATTTGGTTTAAATTACCATCCCAGCCCATTTTTGATCTGCTTAATTGAGCAACTAATTTTCCGTATCTATCAAAAATAGTAACTTCTGCCTGCGGATAATTTTCCATGCCTGTAACTTCCCAAACATCATTAAAAGTATCATTATTGGGAGTGAAAAATGGAGGAAAAACAAGAACTACAAATTGTTTTGTAACTTGTCCGCATCCACTTTTTTCTCGCGCATATGCCGTTTGAAGTCCAGCAGGAACATCATAGAAAATAAAAGAATCCTGAAAGTTGATTCCGTCTACAGAGTATTCAAAATAATCTTCAGCTTTAATGAGATAGATAATAGCCCTTGTTCCTTCGACATCTATACGATCAATTTGTGGAATTTTGCTCTCTTCAACTAGTATAGTTTTTCTACTGGTACAATTTTCAGGAGCTGGACTTGTAACATCTACAGTATAAGTTCCACCTAGATTAACAGTTGTAGTTTGAGTTGCTGCTCCATTTGACCATTGATAATTCATTCCAGAAATCCCTGCGTCTAATGTTATAGTTTGAAGCTGGCACAAAGTTAAAGTTTCATTAGTTACTGCAGGAGGTGTATAAATTACAATGTCTACAGGAATTCGAGTCGAATTAATACATCCGTTATTAGAAGATTCTGCATAATAAGTCGTGTTGGAAGAAATTACGGGAGTTACAAAATTATTTCCCGAAAAAATACTATTTCCTCCTGTAGAAGCTGTAAACCAGTTGATTATTCCAATATTTGAACTTGCTTTAATAGTTACAGATCCAGGTCCGCAATTTGAATATGTGTTTTGTTCTGCAATTGGCGATGCTGGTGTTGCATTTACTGTGGCGGTTACAGATTTTCTATTCGATTCGCAGCCCGCATCAACATAATAAGTGGTACTTGTGCTTATCGATGGAGTTGTGTAAGAAGTTCCAGTCCCTAATAAATTTCCTCCCGTAGCGGCATCATACCATCCAATAGTCGCTCCAATTGATGCTGTTGCAGTAAATGTAAAAGTTCCCGAATCACAAACTGGACTCGGATTTGCTGACGGAGTTGCAACTAGAATCGTAATTTTTGTACTTGCTGCAATTTCCAATGGAGCTTCGCCAGGCATTCCGCCATATTCTACAACATATCCTTTCGGCTGATAATTACCATTTGTATCTCCAGTATTGGATAAATCGTTCCAAGAGCCTCTTATTCCAACGCCTGGCTCTGTAATATGGGCGTAATCTTCATCTCCCAGCTGATTCGGTTCGCTGGTATTCCAAAAAGCAAAATTTGGCGTTGAGCCGTTTGCGTTTCCATTCCAAAAAATAGTTCCGGTTTCGGGGCCGGTAACCCATTTCCAGACGCCTTCCGTTTCAGCGTCGCTTCCACCAATCCATCCGGTTCCAGTAGCTTGCTCGCCTATTAATTTAGCCTCATCGGCAGATAAAACTGTAGCTAAATATCCTTGCAGGCCATAGTAAGTACTAGCAGCTGCTAAATCTCTTGCATTTGTCCATGTAACGCCAATATTTGGAGTAAATAAATAGTAATGTCCTGTAGAAGGAAGGTAATTAGCCTGTCCAATCGTAATAGAAAAAGTTCTTGTTCCAGAGGCTGTTGCAGAGGAATTGGTGAATACAACATCTTTTACTGCGGCAACAAAATCAGCATACGAAATTACAGTTGCCGCGGTTAATCCCGCTAATTTTAATTTTCCTGAAACTGCATCCCAGCTGGTTATAATATTTGAATGTAAAGCCGGATTTGTTAATTCTAAGCGATCAAGTCCGCTTGAATATCCTGATGAAATCTGAATATAAAGTTCCTGTGTCCCGTTTTCTGATGGATCATGGGTGATAGTGAAATCAGTAACAATATTAATTGTGGTTTGCGGACAGTATAATTGATCTCCTTGCGCTGTAAGTTTTGGAGGATCAATTACGAAATTATCTTTTTTATTCTTTTTTGTTTTTGGGTTTATATGGTCTTTTGAAGTAAATTTATTGTTTTTGTTAAAAGTTTTTATATTTTCATTTGCAATGGAAAAATTAAAACTTAAAACGGAAAATAAAAGAATAAAGTTTGATAAATTAATATTTTTCATTTGCTAAAAATATCAATTTATTAATAACAAAAAAAATAATTTCTATTTAGGCCAATTTATTTTTTGAAACAAATCCCAAACTACAATTCCAGCGCTAACTGCTATATTAAGAGAGTGTTTGGTTCCAAGCTGAGGAATTTCAATACATCCGTCGCATATTGCAACAGCCTCTTGAGCAACACCATAGACTTCGTTACCAAAAACGAGTGCATATTTTTGATCTTTTTCAATTGTAAAATCTTGAAGAAAAATCGCACTTTCAACTTGTTCAATGGCCATTGTCAGCACATTTTCTTTCTTTAAATTTTCAATAACTTCAAGAACATTTTCGTGATGTTCCCAAGCTACAGTTTCGGTTGCGCCAAGTGCAGTTTTATGAATTTCTTTATTTGGAGGAGTGGCAGTAATACCGCACAGAATAATCTTCTCAATCAAAAACGCATCAGCAGTTCTAAAAACAGAACCAATATTGTGAAGGCTTCGGATATCATCTAAAACTAATATTAAAGGTGTTTTTTCAGATTTCTTAAAATCTTCAATAGATTTACGGTCTAGTTCGCTGTTTTCGAGTTTTCTCATTAGTGTTGAATTGTAGTCATAAAAAAAGCTTCCAAAGATAAGGAAGCTTTTTCGATTATTTGTATGTTTTTCAGATTAGCTTTTTACTGGATCTGGTAAAACAGTACCTTTAATAGTAAGGATTTTTGTAGGTTGACCTTCAGCGTTAGAAGTAACAGTTACAGTTTTTGTAAAAGCACCAACTCTGTCAGTAGCATATTTTACTCCGATAACACCTTTAGCACCTGGTGCGATTGGTTCTTTTGGAGTAGTTGGAACAGTACATCCGCAAGATCCCGTAGTGTTAGTAATGATTAATGGTTTAGTTCCGTTGTTAACAAAAACAAACTCACGTTTACCATCAGCATTGTGAGCGATAGTTCCGTAATCGATAGTTTCAGTTTCAAAAGCCATTCCAGCTCCTTCAACTTTAGCAACTTTAGCAGTTTTAGCTTTTTTAGTTGTTTGTGCATTACTAGCTGTAATACCAGCTACAGCCAACATAGCGAATAAAATTATTTTTTTCATTGTTTCTAGGGTCTTTTTTAAATGATAAACAAAGCTATGTAAAATTCTTAAATCACAACCTAAAAATATCTTAAAATATTTTAATTTTTGAAGTTTTCGAATTGCCGCTAAAAAATCATAAATTCGCTGTCTTAATTTTTCATTTAAAACACAATAATTTGGCAGCTAAAGAGAAAGTGGTGAAAGAAACACCTTTAATGAAACAGTACAACGAAATCAAGGCTAAATATCCTGATGCATGTCTGCTTTTCAGAGTAGGGGATTTTTATGAAACCTTTGGAGAAGACGCCATTAGAGCTTCAAAAATTTTAGGAATAACATTAACTAAAAGAGGAGCGGGGTCTGATACAGAAACGGCTCTGGCTGGGTTTCCGCATCATTCTGTAAATACCTATCTGCCAAAATTAGTTAAAGCCGGACTTCGTGTAGCAATTTGTGATCAGTTAGAAGATCCAAAAATGACTAAAACAATTGTCAAAAGAGGTGTTACAGAATTGGTAACTCCTGGTGTTTCTTTAAACGATGAAGTGCTGCATTCCAAATCAAATAATTTTTTGGCATCGGTTTATTTTGCCAATAAAAATATCGGAATTTCTTTTCTGGATGTTTCTACAGGAGAATTTTTGACAGCTCAGGGTAATGCAGAATATATCGATAAATTATTGCAGAATTTTAATCCAAGTGAGGTTTTAGTTCCAAAAAATAACAAGAGCGATTTTAAGAATGCTTTTGGAGAAGATTTTCATAGTTTCTACCTAGAAGATTGGATCTATAAAGAAGATTATGCTTTAGAAACCCTTACTAAACATTTTCAAACCATTTCTTTAAAAGGATTTGGTGTTGAGGAATTGAAGGAAGGAATTATAGCATCGGGTGCGATTTTGTATTATTTGTCAGAAACCCAGCATAATCGTGTGCAGCATATTACGGCGATTCAGCGTATTGCAGAAGATGCCTATGTTTGGATGGATCGATTTACTATTCGAAACTTAGAATTATATCACAGTTATAATCCAAATGCAGTTACGCTTTTAGATGTTATCGATAAAACACTTTCTCCAATGGGAGGACGTTTATTGAAGCGCTGGCTTGCCCTGCCCTTAAAAGACAGTAATAAAGTAAAAAGCCGACATGAAGTTGTAGCTTATTTAAAGTCGAATCCAGAAATTCTGCATAATATTCAATATCAAATTAAACAGATTTCAGATTTAGAACGTTTAATTTCTAAGATTGCGGCAGGCAAAGTGTCTCCAAGAGAAATTATTTATTTAAAAGAATCTCTAGATGCTATTATTCCGATAAAAACTTTGGCGCTCGAAAGTCCGCAGGAAGCTGTAAAAGTAATTGGAGATAGTCTGCATGCTTGTGAACTGCTTCGTGAAAAAATTAAAACGACATTAAATCAAGATGCGCCTGTTGCAATTTCAAAAGGAAATGCCATTGCAGGCGGTATTAGTGAAGAATTAGATGAACTTCGTGCGATCTCGACTTCTGGAAAAGAATTTTTAGAGGGAATTGAAAAAAGAGAATCAGAAAGAACAGGAATTTCTTCGCTGAAAATTTCTTTTAATAATGTTTTTGGATATTATATTGAAGTTCGAAATACGCATAAAGATAAAGTTCCAGAAGAATGGATTCGTAAACAGACCCTTGTAAATGCGGAGAGATATATTACAGAGGAATTAAAAGAATATGAAACCAAGATTCTAGGTGCTGAAGAAAAAATATACAAAATAGAAAGTGAGCTTTTTGAACAATTAGTGGCTTGGATAAGTACTTATATTAAGCCGGTTCAGATGAATGCTTATCTGGTTGCTCAGTTGGATTGCTTGTGTTCGTTTACCCAGATGGCAGTCGAAAATCAATATGTGCAGCCGGAAATCGATGATACTTTTGAACTGGATATTAAAAATGGAAGACATCCTGTAATTGAAAAACAATTGCCGGTAGGAACGCCCTATATTGCCAATGATGTTTTTCTGGACAGAGAAACACAGCAGCTTATTATGATTACAGGGCCAAACATGTCTGGTAAGTCGGCTATTTTGAGGCAAACGGCTTTGATTGTGCTTCTGGCTCAAATGGGAAGTTTTGTTCCGGCAGACAGCGTTAGAATGGGAATCGTAGATAAAATTTTCACCAGAGTAGGAGCTTCGGATAATATTTCGATGGGGGAATCTACATTTATGGTTGAAATGAACGAGA from Flavobacterium fluviale includes these protein-coding regions:
- the folK gene encoding 2-amino-4-hydroxy-6-hydroxymethyldihydropteridine diphosphokinase, giving the protein MKLQHQVVLSIGSNQGNRLENIQKCIDLIHQKVGTVIQVSKLYETPAWGFESDAFYNCALLLHTNSSAQKILSHVLKIEKELGRIRSNQEGYQSRIIDVDLIVFDNEIIDSEKLKIPHPLMQNRNFVLLPMQDLKLNWKHPILQKTITELIAVTPDDSVCTVVQDLENPLDDISLNQFNYISFEGNIGAGKTTLAHKIAEDFNAKTVLERFADNPFLPKFYKDQNRYAFPLEMSFLADRYQQLSDDLAQFDLFKDFIVADYHIFKSLIFAKITLAEDEYRLYRNLFDIIYKEMPKPDLYVYLYQNTERLLQNIKKRGRNYEQNIEGSYLEKINNGYLEYIKSQTDLNVLIIDVSDRDFVKKHEDYIFILNEIKKKLR
- a CDS encoding Ig-like domain-containing protein; its protein translation is MKNINLSNFILLFSVLSFNFSIANENIKTFNKNNKFTSKDHINPKTKKNKKDNFVIDPPKLTAQGDQLYCPQTTINIVTDFTITHDPSENGTQELYIQISSGYSSGLDRLELTNPALHSNIITSWDAVSGKLKLAGLTAATVISYADFVAAVKDVVFTNSSATASGTRTFSITIGQANYLPSTGHYYLFTPNIGVTWTNARDLAAASTYYGLQGYLATVLSADEAKLIGEQATGTGWIGGSDAETEGVWKWVTGPETGTIFWNGNANGSTPNFAFWNTSEPNQLGDEDYAHITEPGVGIRGSWNDLSNTGDTNGNYQPKGYVVEYGGMPGEAPLEIAASTKITILVATPSANPSPVCDSGTFTFTATASIGATIGWYDAATGGNLLGTGTSYTTPSISTSTTYYVDAGCESNRKSVTATVNATPASPIAEQNTYSNCGPGSVTIKASSNIGIINWFTASTGGNSIFSGNNFVTPVISSNTTYYAESSNNGCINSTRIPVDIVIYTPPAVTNETLTLCQLQTITLDAGISGMNYQWSNGAATQTTTVNLGGTYTVDVTSPAPENCTSRKTILVEESKIPQIDRIDVEGTRAIIYLIKAEDYFEYSVDGINFQDSFIFYDVPAGLQTAYAREKSGCGQVTKQFVVLVFPPFFTPNNDTFNDVWEVTGMENYPQAEVTIFDRYGKLVAQLSRSKMGWDGNLNQIPLPASDYWYALKIDETMPVLRGHFTLKR
- a CDS encoding RNA methyltransferase; the encoded protein is MRKLENSELDRKSIEDFKKSEKTPLILVLDDIRSLHNIGSVFRTADAFLIEKIILCGITATPPNKEIHKTALGATETVAWEHHENVLEVIENLKKENVLTMAIEQVESAIFLQDFTIEKDQKYALVFGNEVYGVAQEAVAICDGCIEIPQLGTKHSLNIAVSAGIVVWDLFQKINWPK
- a CDS encoding DUF1573 domain-containing protein; the encoded protein is MKKIILFAMLAVAGITASNAQTTKKAKTAKVAKVEGAGMAFETETIDYGTIAHNADGKREFVFVNNGTKPLIITNTTGSCGCTVPTTPKEPIAPGAKGVIGVKYATDRVGAFTKTVTVTSNAEGQPTKILTIKGTVLPDPVKS
- the mutS gene encoding DNA mismatch repair protein MutS — its product is MAAKEKVVKETPLMKQYNEIKAKYPDACLLFRVGDFYETFGEDAIRASKILGITLTKRGAGSDTETALAGFPHHSVNTYLPKLVKAGLRVAICDQLEDPKMTKTIVKRGVTELVTPGVSLNDEVLHSKSNNFLASVYFANKNIGISFLDVSTGEFLTAQGNAEYIDKLLQNFNPSEVLVPKNNKSDFKNAFGEDFHSFYLEDWIYKEDYALETLTKHFQTISLKGFGVEELKEGIIASGAILYYLSETQHNRVQHITAIQRIAEDAYVWMDRFTIRNLELYHSYNPNAVTLLDVIDKTLSPMGGRLLKRWLALPLKDSNKVKSRHEVVAYLKSNPEILHNIQYQIKQISDLERLISKIAAGKVSPREIIYLKESLDAIIPIKTLALESPQEAVKVIGDSLHACELLREKIKTTLNQDAPVAISKGNAIAGGISEELDELRAISTSGKEFLEGIEKRESERTGISSLKISFNNVFGYYIEVRNTHKDKVPEEWIRKQTLVNAERYITEELKEYETKILGAEEKIYKIESELFEQLVAWISTYIKPVQMNAYLVAQLDCLCSFTQMAVENQYVQPEIDDTFELDIKNGRHPVIEKQLPVGTPYIANDVFLDRETQQLIMITGPNMSGKSAILRQTALIVLLAQMGSFVPADSVRMGIVDKIFTRVGASDNISMGESTFMVEMNETASILNNISDRSLVLLDEIGRGTSTYDGISIAWAIAEFLHEHPGRAKTLFATHYHELNEMTESMPRIQNFNVAVKELKDTVLFVRKLVKGGSAHSFGIHVAKMAGMPQLVISRAQKLLKKLEKNHSSDALHGIKAANEEMQMSFFNLDDPLLEEIKEEILSLDINAITPVEALMKLNEIKRMLVKK